Proteins from a genomic interval of Zingiber officinale cultivar Zhangliang chromosome 2A, Zo_v1.1, whole genome shotgun sequence:
- the LOC122041426 gene encoding protein FATTY ACID EXPORT 4, chloroplastic-like — protein MASVSWAASARLSHCRHSLLLLPSSPSLPLSNLPMKKSHGGKRKSGLVCRAQLLGDLAPVTSAAYGTLLLGGGIFAYARSGSKGSILGGISGASLMTIAYYLMQSPETEEIGTAIGFASAFLFSSVFGIRLAATRKFIPSGLLLSLSVGALAVFLSAYMQTKV, from the exons ATGGCGTCGGTTTCATGGGCTGCCTCCGCTCGCCTCTCTCACTGCCGCCACTCCCTTCTCCTACTCCCCTCCTCTCCTTCGTTGCCTCTCTCCAACCTCCCGATGAAGAAGAGCCATGGTGGGAAGAGGAAATCCGGTCTCGTTTGCAGGGCGCAACTCCTCGGCGACCTCGCCCCCGTCACCTCCGCCGCCTACGGAACGCTCCTCCTCGGCGGCGGCATCTTCGCTT ATGCGAGATCCGGCAGCAAGGGGTCGATTCTTGGAGGGATATCCGGAGCTTCACTCATGACCATT GCGTATTATCTTATGCAATCACCTGAGACTGAGGAAATTGGCACGGCCATCGGATTCGCCTCtgcttttctattttcttctgtATTTG GCATACGATTGGCCGCCACTCGCAAATTCATTCCCTCAGGTCTCCTGTTGAGTCTCTCTGTTGGTGCATTGGCAGTGTTCCTCTCAGCTTACATGCAAACTAAAGTATGA
- the LOC122041428 gene encoding heavy metal-associated isoprenylated plant protein 39-like, with product MKKIVVKVGLQDDKEKRKAMKAVATLQGIDSVAIEMKDKKMTVIGEVDPIDIVGKLRKGWATEIVSVGPKEEPKKDEGKKKEEEEKKKKEEEEKKEKIIKEFMEASYGHLYVPNRYYAPSGEENPNACAIL from the exons ATGAAG AAAATTGTGGTGAAAGTGGGCTTGCAAGATGACAAAGAGAAGCGAAAGGCCATGAAGGCAGTCGCCACTCTTCAAG GGATCGATTCGGTGGCCATAGAGATGAAGGATAAGAAGATGACCGTGATCGGTGAAGTCGATCCTATTGACATCGTTGGCAAGCTAAGAAAAGGGTGGGCCACCGAGATAGTCTCTGTGGGGCCAAAGGAAGAACCCAAGAAGGACGAAGgtaagaaaaaggaagaagaagaaaaaaagaaaaaggaagaagaggaaaaaaaagaaaagataattAAGGAATTCATGGAAGCGAGCTATGGCCATCTCTACGTACCCAACCGATATTATGCCCCAAGCGGCGAGGAGAATCCAAATGCTTGTGCTATTCTCTAA
- the LOC122041429 gene encoding uncharacterized protein LOC122041429 isoform X1, whose product MAVESPGDAGNKVKASVASGPPVPRPAATPEDEIRAVARKFSDQPVQNPDRGVWAVLTAISKNARQRQQGMNILLSGDEHSLGRCVEDPRYQISTMAVSGSHCKIFRDKVAVGDAEVDPNTSVPVFLKDTSTNGTYLNWTRLRKHSPQTRLQHGDIIAFVAPPHNENSYAFVYREVHRPSFLANGSTLKRKSDELDVDSKRFKGIGIGAPDGPISLDDVRSLQRSNTELRQQLESHVLTIETLKGQSRSQMAHHENELKDLKEIVSKGFHDQIEELKCALNEKHEEINSLSTVSAELRSSMKDLKERLSASVQSRIDADEIIQSQKATISELEARLDEERNQRREEREQAAADLNSAIKRIQLEAQEEIKRQADNYLRQHREQQEVISKLEESEKESRLLVETLRVKLGDARENLVTSEKKVRQLEIQVKDEQLVSMNSQKKSESLEAELKRLRKDIESEKQVAREEAWAKVSALELEIAAAIRDLSIEKQRFQGARERIILRETQLRAFYSTTEEISALFAKQQEQLKAMQRTLEDEEHYENSFIETDPVEPVTGKINVGERYELCKGACGSFTPKNVQDTNDASCSEDDDVSTTEKHDCSLVSHGSTQDLECTSADRLVRGFGSDIEGVSMAVAPEGDPTDTERVMETESQVGDAVFNEKNTALHRCSNLGGETMQLDDEAQPQEKAGPNDGNCTIRGCSEQRLQDTENGTVKTADLLASEVAGSWAMSTAPSVNGENESPMSMGNANAAGAEDVAAAALLLCSDGLAAGSQSNVSQGVTKLTKEHRALNAMIKIVAPEFEQRFQADGDAQGGESMSDAETQSSNNSDANRDIGQSNHDGNDDTSDSDDATRDNQMIEDSVG is encoded by the exons ATGGCTGTGGAATCCCCGGGCGATGCTGGCAACAAGGTGAAGGCCTCGGTGGCTTCGGGCCCACCGGTTCCTAGGCCGGCGGCGACGCCCGAGGACGAGATCCGCGCGGTGGCTCGCAAGTTCTCCGACCAGCCCGTCCAAAACCCCGATCGCGGCGTCTGGGCTGTCCTTACCGCCATTTCGAAGAACGCCCGCCAGCGACAGCAG GGAATGAATATTCTCCTGAGCGGGGATGAACACAGCTTGGGAAGATGCGTTGAGGATCCACGCTACCAGATAAGTACAATGGCTGTCAGCGGGAGTCATTGCAAAATATTTAGGGATAAAGTGGCGGTAGGAGATGCTGAGGTTGATCCTAATACTTCTGTGCCAGTTTTCTTGAAGGATACCAG caCAAATGGGACTTATCTCAACTGGACAAGGCTGAGAAAGCATTCTCCTCAAACTAGACTTCAACATGGAGATATAATAGCATTTGTAGCTCCTCCTCATAATG AAAATTCCTATGCTTTTGTATATCGGGAAGTGCACAGGCCGTCGTTTCTAGCAAATGGTTCAACTCTGAAAAGGAAGTCAG ACGAGCTGGATGTGGATAGCAAGAGGTTTAAAGGCATTGGCATTGGTGCTCCTGATGGTCcgatctcccttgatgatgttcGCAGCCTTCAGAGATCTAATACG GAACTTAGGCAGCAATTGGAATCACACGTCCTGACCATTGAGACATTGAAAGGTCAAAGCCGGTCACAGATGGCTCACCATGAAAAT GAACTGAAAGATTTGAAGGAAATCGTGTCAAAAGGTTTCCATGATCAGATTGAGGAACTAAAATGTGCATTAAATGAGAAGCATGAAGAAATAAATTCACTTAGTACAGTGTCTGCTGAATTACGAAGCTCCATGAAGGATCTTAAAGAAAGACTTAGTGCATCTGTGCAATCCCGTATTGATGCAGATGAGATTATTCAGAG TCAGAAAGCAACAATATCTGAACTTGAAGCTCGTCTAGATGAGGAAAGAAAtcagagaagagaggagagggaacaAGCAGCTGCAGATTTGAACTCTGCAATAAAGAGAATTCAACTTGAAGCCCAAGAGGAAATCAAGAGACAAGCAGATAATTATCTAAGACAACACAGAGAACAGCAAGAAGTTATCAGTAAACTTGAG GAGTCTGAGAAAGAAAGCCGCTTGCTTGTAGAAACATTACGAGTGAAGCTG GGAGATGCTAGGGAAAACCTAGTTACTTCAGAAAAGAAAGTTAGACAGCTagaaattcaagtcaaggatgAACAACTAGTATCAATGAATAGCCAAAAG AAATCAGAATCACTGGAGGCTGAACTAAAAAGACTGAGAAAGGATATTGAAAGTGAAAAG CAGGTGGCACGGGAAGAAGCTTGGGCAAAAGTCTCTGCTCTTGAACTTGAGATTGCTGCTGCAATCCGTGACCTTTCAATTGAAAAACAGAGGTTTCAAGGAGCCAGAGAACGCATAATTCTTCG GGAGACTCAGCTCCGCGCATTTTACTCCACCACAGAGGAAATTTCTGCATTGTTTGCAAAACAACAGGAACAGCTTAAGGCAATGCAAAGGACTTTGGAGGATGAAGAGCACTATGAGAATTCGTTTATAGAAACTGATCCTGTGGAACCTGTGACTGGAAAAATTAATGTTGGTGAAAGATATGAGCTCTGTAAAGGAGCTTGTGGTTCTTTTACCCCAAAGAACGTCCAAGATACAAATGATGCATCATGTTCTGAGGATGATGATGTTAGCACAACCGAAAAGCATGATTGCAGCCTGGTAAGCCACGGTAGCACTCAAGACTTGGAATGTACTAGTGCTGATAGGCTGGTCAGGGGATTTGGTTCAGATATTGAGGGAGTCAGCATGGCTGTGGCTCCAGAGGGAGATCCTACTGATACCGAACGAGTTATGGAAACTGAAAGTCAAGTTGGTGATGCTGTCTTCAATGAAAAAAATACTGCTTTACATAGATGCAGCAACCTCGGAGGGGAAACTATGCAGCTTGATGATGAGGCCCAGCCACAAGAAAAGGCAGGACCTAATGATGGCAACTGCACGATTCGAGGCTGCTCAGAGCAAAGGCTACAGGATACTGAAAATGGGACAGTAAAAACTGCTGATCTTCTTGCCTCAGAAGTTGCTGGGAGCTGGGCAATGAGCACTGCCCCCTCTGTCAATGGAGAAAATGAATCTCCTATGAGCATGGGGAATGCTAATGCTGCTGGAGCAGAGGATGTGGCGGCGGCAGCCTTGCTTCTCTGCTCTGATGGCTTGGCAGCTGGAAGTCAAAGTAATGTTAGTCAAGGCGTAACCAAACTAACCAAAGAACACAGGGCACTGAATGCCATGATTAAGATTGTTGCTCCTGAGTTTGAGCAAAGATTCCAGGCTGATGGAGATGCCCAAGGGGGTGAATCCATGTCTGATGCTGAAACACAGAGTAGCAATAACAGTGATGCCAATCGTGATATCGGCCAGAGCAATCATGATGGTAACGACGATACTAGTGATTCTGATGATGCAACACGAGATAACCAAATGATTGAAGATTCTGTTGGTTGA
- the LOC122041429 gene encoding uncharacterized protein LOC122041429 isoform X2, translating to MAVESPGDAGNKVKASVASGPPVPRPAATPEDEIRAVARKFSDQPVQNPDRGVWAVLTAISKNARQRQQGMNILLSGDEHSLGRCVEDPRYQISTMAVSGSHCKIFRDKVAVGDAEVDPNTSVPVFLKDTSTNGTYLNWTRLRKHSPQTRLQHGDIIAFVAPPHNENSYAFVYREVHRPSFLANGSTLKRKSDELDVDSKRFKGIGIGAPDGPISLDDVRSLQRSNTELRQQLESHVLTIETLKGQSRSQMAHHENELKDLKEIVSKGFHDQIEELKCALNEKHEEINSLSTVSAELRSSMKDLKERLSASVQSRIDADEIIQSQKATISELEARLDEERNQRREEREQAAADLNSAIKRIQLEAQEEIKRQADNYLRQHREQQEVISKLEESEKESRLLVETLRVKLGDARENLVTSEKKVRQLEIQVKDEQLVSMNSQKKSESLEAELKRLRKDIESEKVAREEAWAKVSALELEIAAAIRDLSIEKQRFQGARERIILRETQLRAFYSTTEEISALFAKQQEQLKAMQRTLEDEEHYENSFIETDPVEPVTGKINVGERYELCKGACGSFTPKNVQDTNDASCSEDDDVSTTEKHDCSLVSHGSTQDLECTSADRLVRGFGSDIEGVSMAVAPEGDPTDTERVMETESQVGDAVFNEKNTALHRCSNLGGETMQLDDEAQPQEKAGPNDGNCTIRGCSEQRLQDTENGTVKTADLLASEVAGSWAMSTAPSVNGENESPMSMGNANAAGAEDVAAAALLLCSDGLAAGSQSNVSQGVTKLTKEHRALNAMIKIVAPEFEQRFQADGDAQGGESMSDAETQSSNNSDANRDIGQSNHDGNDDTSDSDDATRDNQMIEDSVG from the exons ATGGCTGTGGAATCCCCGGGCGATGCTGGCAACAAGGTGAAGGCCTCGGTGGCTTCGGGCCCACCGGTTCCTAGGCCGGCGGCGACGCCCGAGGACGAGATCCGCGCGGTGGCTCGCAAGTTCTCCGACCAGCCCGTCCAAAACCCCGATCGCGGCGTCTGGGCTGTCCTTACCGCCATTTCGAAGAACGCCCGCCAGCGACAGCAG GGAATGAATATTCTCCTGAGCGGGGATGAACACAGCTTGGGAAGATGCGTTGAGGATCCACGCTACCAGATAAGTACAATGGCTGTCAGCGGGAGTCATTGCAAAATATTTAGGGATAAAGTGGCGGTAGGAGATGCTGAGGTTGATCCTAATACTTCTGTGCCAGTTTTCTTGAAGGATACCAG caCAAATGGGACTTATCTCAACTGGACAAGGCTGAGAAAGCATTCTCCTCAAACTAGACTTCAACATGGAGATATAATAGCATTTGTAGCTCCTCCTCATAATG AAAATTCCTATGCTTTTGTATATCGGGAAGTGCACAGGCCGTCGTTTCTAGCAAATGGTTCAACTCTGAAAAGGAAGTCAG ACGAGCTGGATGTGGATAGCAAGAGGTTTAAAGGCATTGGCATTGGTGCTCCTGATGGTCcgatctcccttgatgatgttcGCAGCCTTCAGAGATCTAATACG GAACTTAGGCAGCAATTGGAATCACACGTCCTGACCATTGAGACATTGAAAGGTCAAAGCCGGTCACAGATGGCTCACCATGAAAAT GAACTGAAAGATTTGAAGGAAATCGTGTCAAAAGGTTTCCATGATCAGATTGAGGAACTAAAATGTGCATTAAATGAGAAGCATGAAGAAATAAATTCACTTAGTACAGTGTCTGCTGAATTACGAAGCTCCATGAAGGATCTTAAAGAAAGACTTAGTGCATCTGTGCAATCCCGTATTGATGCAGATGAGATTATTCAGAG TCAGAAAGCAACAATATCTGAACTTGAAGCTCGTCTAGATGAGGAAAGAAAtcagagaagagaggagagggaacaAGCAGCTGCAGATTTGAACTCTGCAATAAAGAGAATTCAACTTGAAGCCCAAGAGGAAATCAAGAGACAAGCAGATAATTATCTAAGACAACACAGAGAACAGCAAGAAGTTATCAGTAAACTTGAG GAGTCTGAGAAAGAAAGCCGCTTGCTTGTAGAAACATTACGAGTGAAGCTG GGAGATGCTAGGGAAAACCTAGTTACTTCAGAAAAGAAAGTTAGACAGCTagaaattcaagtcaaggatgAACAACTAGTATCAATGAATAGCCAAAAG AAATCAGAATCACTGGAGGCTGAACTAAAAAGACTGAGAAAGGATATTGAAAGTGAAAAG GTGGCACGGGAAGAAGCTTGGGCAAAAGTCTCTGCTCTTGAACTTGAGATTGCTGCTGCAATCCGTGACCTTTCAATTGAAAAACAGAGGTTTCAAGGAGCCAGAGAACGCATAATTCTTCG GGAGACTCAGCTCCGCGCATTTTACTCCACCACAGAGGAAATTTCTGCATTGTTTGCAAAACAACAGGAACAGCTTAAGGCAATGCAAAGGACTTTGGAGGATGAAGAGCACTATGAGAATTCGTTTATAGAAACTGATCCTGTGGAACCTGTGACTGGAAAAATTAATGTTGGTGAAAGATATGAGCTCTGTAAAGGAGCTTGTGGTTCTTTTACCCCAAAGAACGTCCAAGATACAAATGATGCATCATGTTCTGAGGATGATGATGTTAGCACAACCGAAAAGCATGATTGCAGCCTGGTAAGCCACGGTAGCACTCAAGACTTGGAATGTACTAGTGCTGATAGGCTGGTCAGGGGATTTGGTTCAGATATTGAGGGAGTCAGCATGGCTGTGGCTCCAGAGGGAGATCCTACTGATACCGAACGAGTTATGGAAACTGAAAGTCAAGTTGGTGATGCTGTCTTCAATGAAAAAAATACTGCTTTACATAGATGCAGCAACCTCGGAGGGGAAACTATGCAGCTTGATGATGAGGCCCAGCCACAAGAAAAGGCAGGACCTAATGATGGCAACTGCACGATTCGAGGCTGCTCAGAGCAAAGGCTACAGGATACTGAAAATGGGACAGTAAAAACTGCTGATCTTCTTGCCTCAGAAGTTGCTGGGAGCTGGGCAATGAGCACTGCCCCCTCTGTCAATGGAGAAAATGAATCTCCTATGAGCATGGGGAATGCTAATGCTGCTGGAGCAGAGGATGTGGCGGCGGCAGCCTTGCTTCTCTGCTCTGATGGCTTGGCAGCTGGAAGTCAAAGTAATGTTAGTCAAGGCGTAACCAAACTAACCAAAGAACACAGGGCACTGAATGCCATGATTAAGATTGTTGCTCCTGAGTTTGAGCAAAGATTCCAGGCTGATGGAGATGCCCAAGGGGGTGAATCCATGTCTGATGCTGAAACACAGAGTAGCAATAACAGTGATGCCAATCGTGATATCGGCCAGAGCAATCATGATGGTAACGACGATACTAGTGATTCTGATGATGCAACACGAGATAACCAAATGATTGAAGATTCTGTTGGTTGA
- the LOC122041430 gene encoding ABC transporter B family member 28-like, whose translation MAAPSVALIQSLAASSSSSPFRKSRFSAGSSISGRFSSTILFPGSPRLSLRLTSRTVDARRRSGRGARAAYVSAPSADFESVSKRESSSDDFSPASPAALSWGVIWSLITRHKLRMAAACGSLIGGTACTLAMPIFSGKFFQILTGSISEPLWRLLSQISFLYALEPIFTIIYVTNMTIIWEEVMANLRGQIFRQILIQKVEFFDRHKVGELTGLLTSDLGSLKDLVNDNISRDRGLRALSEVVGTVCILFFLSTQLAPILVLLMVAISGSVAIFKRSTIPAFLSHSMAQANISDCATETFSAIRTVRSFAGEKRQISIFRNMVLAYQKSGIRLGLLKSANESLTRMVVYISLMALYILGGSKVKTGELSVGTMISFIGYTFTLTFAVQGGVNSLGDLRRTFAATERINSILSSAEIDVPLAYGLEKELQTNEADVDLSLDNGGLPTKKAQGISNHSMSALRSTSGGCSLARSGDIHLEDIYFSYPLRPDVEVLNGLDLTLQCGKVTALVGPSGSGKSTVVQLLARFYEPTRGRITVTGEDIRTFDKREWAQVVSVVNQEPVLFSVSIGENIAYGLPDENVSKEDVINAAKAANAHEFIISLPQGYDTLVGERGSLLSGGQRQRIAIARALLKNAPILILDEATSALDTTSERLVQEALDHLMKGRTSLVIAHRLSTVQNAHQIAVCSGGKIAELGTHIELLAKGGQYSSLVGTQRLAFE comes from the exons ATGGCCGCTCCTTCCGTCGCTCTGATCCAATCCCTCGccgcctcttcctcctcctcgccATTCCGGAAAAGTCGGTTTTCCGCAGGAAGCTCGATCTCCGGCCGCTTTTCCAGCACGATTCTATTCCCCGGATCACCTCGGCTGTCCCTGCGCTTAACCTCCCGCACCGTCGACGCGCGGAGGAGGAGCGGAAGAGGCGCACGGGCGGCATACGTGTCGGCGCCTTCCGCCGACTTCGAATCCGTGTCCAAGAGAGAGAGCTCCTCCGATGACTTCTCACCCGCATCTCCTGCCGCTTTGAGCTGGGGCGTCATCTGGTCTCTCATCACTCGCCACAAGCTCCGGATGGCCGCCGCGTGCGGTTCTCTCATTGGGGGAACTGCTTGTACCCTAGCGATGCCCATATTTTCCG GGAAGTTCTTTCAGATACTCACAGGCAGCATTTCTGAGCCTTTGTGGAGACTTCTCTCTCAGATTTCATTTTTATATGCTCTGGAACCCATATTTACTATCATCTATGTCACCAACATGACCATTATATGGGAAGAGGTTATGGCAAATTTAAGAGGCCAAATATTTAGACAGATATTGATTCAAAAG GTTGAGTTCTTTGACCGCCATAAG GTTGGTGAATTGACTGGGTTGTTGACATCTGATTTGGGTTCCCTGAAGGACCTAGTTAATGATAATATCTCAAGGGATCGTGGGCTCAGAGCTCTCTCTGAG GTTGTAGGTACCGTGTGCATACTTTTCTTCCTCTCTACACAATTAGCTCCTATCCTTGTGTTGCTTATGGTTGCCATATCTGGTTCAGTAG CAATATTTAAACGGTCAACAATTCCTGCTTTCTTATCTCATTCAATGGCCCAAGCAAACATATCAGACTGTGCAACTGAAACATTTTCTGCAATTCGTACT GTAAGAAGCTTTGCTGGTGAGAAGCGACAAATCTCCATTTTCAGAAATATG GTGCTTGCATACCAGAAGAGTGGAATAAGACTTGGTTTGTTGAAGTCTGCAAATGAATCCTTAACAAGGATGGTAGTCTACATTTCTCTAATGGCACTTTATATTCTCGGTGGAAGCAAAGTGAAGACA GGCGAACTCTCTGTTGGAACTATGATTTCCTTTATAGGTTATACCTTCACACTAACATTTGCG GTTCAAGGGGGTGTTAACAGTCTTGGAGATCTTCGCCGGACATTCGCTGCCACTGAACGCATAAACTCTATACTTTCTTCTGCTGAAATTGATGTGCCACTCGCATATGGCTTAGAGAAGGAACTTCAAACAAATGAAGCAGATGTTGATCTTAGTTTGGATAATGGAGGACTTCCTACTAAGAAAGCGCAAGGCATAAGTAATCATTCCATGTCAGCATTGAGATCTACAAGTGGCGGATGTAGCCTTGCTCGTTCAGGAGACATCCATCTAGAAG ATATATACTTCTCTTATCCTTTGAGGCCTGATGTGGAGGTCCTAAATGGTCTAGATCTGACTCTCCAATGTGGAAAAGTAACTGCCCTAGTGGGACCTAGTGGCTCTGGAAAAAGTACAGTCGTACAACTTCTGGCACGGTTTTATGAG CCAACAAGAGGGCGCATTACTGTGACAGGGGAAGATATCAGAACCTTTGACAAGAGGGAATGGGCTCAGGTCGTCTCAGTAGTTAATCAG GAACCTGTTCTGTTTTCTGTTTCCATCGGAGAAAATATTGCTTATGGGCTTCCTGATGAGAATGTCTCCAAAGAGGACGTAATAAACGCCGCCAAAGCTGCCAACGCTCACGAGTTCATAATCTCACTTCCTCAG GGCTATGACACACTAGTTGGCGAACGAGGAAGCCTCTTAAGTGGCGGACAGAGACAG AGAATTGCTATTGCACGAGCTCTTCTTAAAAATGCTCCAATTTTGATACTCGATGAG GCCACCAGTGCTTTGGACACAACCAGTGAACGCCTGGTGCAAGAGGCTCTCGACCATCTGATGAAGGGAAGGACATCGTTGGTGATCGCCCATCGACTAAGCACCGTGCAAAATGCACACCAAATTGCTGTTTGCTCAGGTGGTAAGATCGCAGAGCTAGGAACCCATATTGAATTGCTAGCCAAGGGAGGCCAATACTCCTCCTTAGTCGGAACACAACGGCTCGCATTTGAGTGA
- the LOC122041432 gene encoding uncharacterized protein LOC122041432: MDRPYRTLTYVDAIGSQYKTWWPMLTSYFYAKIVRVKYTRCSILGRGSLCLISFLTLLVLFLSFVPAIPTATLAITLSQSRDCFGDPAEAMSILFAGELDRQKRNCSCKL, translated from the coding sequence ATGGACCGTCCATATCGAACTCTCACTTACGTGGACGCCATCGGATCCCAGTACAAGACATGGTGGCCCATGCTAACTAGTTATTTCTACGCGAAAATTGTACGCGTAAAATATACGCGATGTAGTATTTTAGGGCGGGGGTCTTTATGTTTAATTTCCTTCCTCACTCTACTCGTTCTCTTCCTTTCATTCGTCCCGGCGATTCCTACTGCAACTCTCGCGATCACCTTGTCACAAAGTCGCGATTGCTTTGGGGATCCAGCGGAAGCGATGAGCATCTTGTTCGCTGGGGAGCTTGATCGGCAAAAACG